A single region of the Abditibacteriota bacterium genome encodes:
- a CDS encoding DnaB-like helicase C-terminal domain-containing protein, protein NQEISEIVRGLKLLAKEMDCPVMALSQVNRKLEDRPDKRPQLSDLRGCGSIEQEADMVLMLHRPSYYDGSASGDAGQDPAEEAKVIIAKHRNGGTREVTLDFMRKYAAFRDPAAVGNAPERDAAICQI, encoded by the coding sequence GGAACCAGGAGATCAGCGAGATAGTCCGGGGGCTCAAGCTCCTGGCCAAGGAAATGGACTGTCCGGTGATGGCTCTGTCTCAGGTGAACCGCAAGCTGGAGGACCGCCCGGACAAAAGGCCTCAGCTCAGCGATCTGAGAGGATGCGGCTCTATAGAGCAGGAAGCGGATATGGTACTCATGCTGCACAGGCCTTCCTATTATGACGGCAGCGCCTCCGGTGACGCCGGGCAGGACCCGGCGGAAGAGGCGAAGGTGATCATCGCCAAACACAGAAACGGCGGGACCCGGGAGGTGACGCTGGATTTCATGAGAAAATACGCCGCCTTTCGCGATCCGGCTGCAGTCGGGAACGCGCCGGAGCGGGATGCCGCCATCTGTCAGATATAA